One region of Pagrus major chromosome 7, Pma_NU_1.0 genomic DNA includes:
- the sst6.1 gene encoding cortistatin, with protein MQLLMVIAALMGVLFSVRAAAVLPVEDRSPIHLNRELSKERKELILKLVSGLLDGALDTNMLPGEAAPVDLEEPLESRLEERAVYNRLSLPQRDRKAPCKNFFWKTFTSC; from the exons ATGCAGCTCCTGATGGTGATAGCAGCTCTCATGGGGGTTCTGTTCAGCGTTAGAGCAGCCGCCGTGCTTCCTGTGGAGGATAGGAGCCCCATCCATTTGAACAGG GAGCTGAGCAAAGAGCGAAAGGAGTTGATCCTGAAGCTGGTGTCTGGCTTGTTGGATGGAGCTCTGGACACCAACATGCTGCCGGGGGAAGCGGCACCTGTGGATCTTGAGGAGCCGCTGGAGTCTCGACTGGAGGAGAGGGCTGTCTACAACAGGCTATCGCTGCCTCAGCGTGACCGCAAAGCCCCCTGTAAAAACTTCTTCTGGAAAACTTTCACCTCCTGCTAA